The following coding sequences lie in one Loxodonta africana isolate mLoxAfr1 chromosome X, mLoxAfr1.hap2, whole genome shotgun sequence genomic window:
- the PABPC5 gene encoding polyadenylate-binding protein 5: MGSGEPNPAGKKKKYLKAALYVGDLDPDVTEDMLYKKFRPAGPLRFTRICRDPVTRSPLGYGYVNFRFPADAEWALNTMNFDLINGKPFRLMWSQPDDRLRKSGVGNIFIKNLDKSIDNRALFYLFSAFGNILSCKVVCDDNGSKGYAYVHFDSLAAANRAIWHMNGVRLNNRQVYVGRFKFPEERAAEVRTRDRATFTNVFVKNFGDDMDDEKLKGLFSEYGPTESVKVIRDVSGKSKGFGFVRYETHEAAQKAVLDLHGKSIDGKALYVGRAQKKIERLAELRRRFERLRLKEKSRPPGVPIYIKNLDETIDDEKLKEEFSSFGSVSRAKVMMEVGQGKGFGVVCFSSFEEATKAVDEMNGRVVGSKPLHVTLGQARRRW; the protein is encoded by the coding sequence ATGGGGAGTGGGGAGCCTAATCCTgctggcaagaaaaagaagtacctCAAAGCTGCCCTGTACGTGGGTGACTTGGACCCAGACGTCACCGAGGACATGCTATATAAGAAGTTCAGGCCTGCTGGTCCTCTGCGCTTCACACGAATCTGTCGTGACCCAGTGACCCGCAGTCCCCTGGGCTATGGCTATGTTAACTTTCGTTTTCCTGCGGATGCTGAGTGGGCACTCAACACCATGAATTTTGATTTAATTAATGGCAAACCATTTCGCCTCATGTGGTCTCAGCCAGATGACCGCTTAAGAAAGTCTGGAGTTGGAAACATCTTCATCAAAAACCTGGACAAATCCATAGACAATAGGGCccttttttacttattttctgcttttggGAACATTCTCTCCTGCAAAGTAGTCTGCGATGACAACGGCTCTAAAGGCTATGCCTACGTACACTTCGACAGCCTGGCCGCTGCCAACAGGGCGATCTGGCACATGAATGGAGTGCGGCTCAACAACCGCCAGGTGTATGTTGGCCGGTTCAAATTCCCGGAAGAGCGGGCCGCTGAAGTCAGAACCCGGGATAGAGCAACTTTCACCAATGTGTTCGTTAAAAATTTTGGGGACGACATGGATGACGAAAAACTGAAGGGACTTTTCAGTGAATATGGGCCAACTGAGAGTGTTAAAGTGATAAGAGATGTCAGTGGGAAATCCAAAGGCTTTGGATTTGTGAGATATGAGACACACGAGGCTGCCCAAAAAGCTGTGCTAGACCTTCATGGAAAGTCAATTGATGGGAAAGCGCTGTATGTAGGACGAGCACAGAAGAAAATTGAACGCCTGGCTGAGTTAAGGCGGAGATTTGAACGGCTGAGATTAAAGGAAAAAAGTCGGCCTCCAGGGGTGCCTATCTATATTAAGAACCTAGATGAGACCATTGATGATGAAAAACTGAAGGAAGAGTTTTCTTCCTTTGGATCAGTTAGCCGGGCCAAGGTGATGATGGAAGTGGGgcaaggcaaagggtttggtgttGTATGCTTCTCCTCTTTTGAAGAGGCTACCAAAGCAGTGGATGAGATGAATGGTCGCGTAGTGGGCTCCAAGCCCCTGCATGTCACCTTGGGCCAGGCCAGACGCAGGTGGTGA